One region of Demequina sp. TMPB413 genomic DNA includes:
- a CDS encoding ABC transporter ATP-binding protein: MSDAPTILEATDVIAGYLPGVDILNGCSMTVKQGELIGIIGPNGAGKSTFLKALFGLVPIREGSVTLAGEDITNKRADELVHLGVGFVPQNNNVFPSLTIKENLEMGAYQAHHKFSEQFDRIVDLFPTLGERRSQRAGSLSGGERQMVAMARALMMDPQVLLLDEPSAGLSPVRQDETFVRTREINRTGVTVIMVEQNARRCLQICDRGYVLDQGTSAYTATGQELLKDPKVIELYLGTLGA; the protein is encoded by the coding sequence ATGAGTGACGCCCCTACCATCCTCGAGGCCACGGATGTGATCGCCGGCTACCTTCCAGGCGTCGACATCCTCAACGGGTGTTCCATGACCGTCAAGCAAGGCGAACTGATTGGCATCATCGGGCCCAACGGTGCCGGGAAGTCCACCTTCCTCAAGGCACTCTTTGGCTTGGTTCCCATTCGCGAGGGCTCCGTGACTCTTGCCGGTGAGGACATCACGAACAAGCGTGCAGACGAACTCGTCCACCTCGGCGTCGGCTTCGTGCCACAGAACAACAACGTGTTCCCTTCGCTCACCATCAAGGAGAACCTCGAGATGGGCGCGTACCAGGCACACCACAAGTTCTCCGAGCAGTTCGATCGCATCGTTGACCTCTTCCCCACCCTGGGCGAGCGTCGCAGCCAACGCGCCGGCTCGCTCTCTGGCGGCGAGCGACAGATGGTGGCGATGGCTCGCGCGCTGATGATGGATCCACAGGTACTGCTCCTGGACGAACCGTCGGCGGGCCTGTCGCCCGTAAGACAGGACGAAACCTTTGTCCGTACGCGCGAGATCAATCGCACCGGGGTCACCGTGATCATGGTGGAGCAGAACGCGAGGCGCTGTCTGCAGATCTGTGACAGGGGCTACGTGCTCGACCAAGGCACGTCTGCGTACACGGCCACCGGTCAGGAGTTGCTGAAGGATCCCAAGGTGATCGAGCTGTACCTCGGCACGCTCGGCGCCTAG